A single genomic interval of Amblyomma americanum isolate KBUSLIRL-KWMA chromosome 11, ASM5285725v1, whole genome shotgun sequence harbors:
- the LOC144110062 gene encoding uncharacterized protein LOC144110062 — translation MTWKSLRLVLALAIALIAVASAKSVSQPQKLNTDGAQAPYDYNPLEVVQQSLTLSKGIIAAIIIGVLLVVIGIIVCCVCMCKACAGKKEVHTVVYTGNPNQPPPPQHQQWPPGAQPTTPPQAYCQPPVPPYHPGPGNGQQHKF, via the exons ATGACGTGGAAAAGTTTGCGATTGGTCTTGGCTCTAGCAATCGCTCTAATTGCTGTAGCGTCTGCCAAGAGCGTGTCACAGCCACAAAAGTTAAACACTGACGGGGCCCAAGCGCCATATGATTACA ATCCACTGGAAGTGGTCCAGCAAAGCCTCACCCTTAGCAAGGGCATCATTGCCGCCATTATCATAGGAGTCCTCCTAGTCGTCATTGGCATCATAGTGTGCTGCGTTTGCATGTGCAAGGCGTGCGCTGGCAAAAAG GAGGTGCACACGGTTGTCTATACTGGCAACCCGAACCAGCCACCGCCGCCGCAGCATCAGCAATGGCCACCAGGTGCGCAACCTACCACACCGCCTCAAGCCTACTGCCAGCCTCCAGTCCCACCCTACCACCCAGGCCCAGGCAATGGACAACAGCACAAGTTTTAG